One genomic segment of Candidatus Thermodiscus eudorianus includes these proteins:
- a CDS encoding acyl-CoA/acyl-ACP dehydrogenase, producing the protein MNFEFSEDQKLFREAVREFLSKELQPLWDKIDEDHWIPTELIHKMGEQGLFAIPVPEEYGGQGGDFTTAAIAVEEIAYHDPSVAVAVFTLLNNAWPFILYRYGDDEIKQEILPLVGRGRGFFGIASTEPHGGSDVAGTRTRADRKGDKYVVNGEKIFISGVRESMKQLDLGSWFLIARTGPQEAGHKAISALAFIGNKNGSVPEGFEYSILNTIGRHGISTGMLTFRDVEVPARYLIGEENKGFYYAMEGFTLARILVAAANIGAGRWALERMVEWARTRELFGGRSIASFQGVSFPIAEVAMELESARLLVYEAAWMADRIYIRREPGLKPKDLNFYSASAKLKAVQTGFKAFETLMTVYGANSYVKETNVARGFLGQLSYVVGAEGAQNIMRYIIAREIIGREYVKG; encoded by the coding sequence GTGAATTTTGAATTCAGCGAAGACCAGAAACTGTTCCGCGAGGCTGTCAGGGAATTCCTCTCCAAGGAACTCCAACCCCTCTGGGACAAGATAGACGAAGATCATTGGATCCCGACCGAGCTGATCCATAAGATGGGCGAGCAAGGACTCTTCGCTATCCCGGTTCCCGAGGAATACGGGGGCCAGGGAGGCGACTTCACGACAGCAGCCATAGCCGTCGAGGAAATAGCGTATCACGACCCGTCAGTTGCGGTAGCAGTCTTCACCCTGCTAAACAACGCATGGCCCTTTATACTATACAGGTACGGCGATGATGAGATTAAACAAGAGATACTCCCCCTCGTGGGCCGTGGTAGGGGGTTCTTCGGCATAGCCTCCACAGAGCCACACGGCGGGAGCGACGTAGCTGGAACCAGGACTAGAGCTGATAGAAAAGGGGACAAGTACGTCGTCAACGGAGAGAAGATATTCATCAGTGGCGTCAGAGAGTCGATGAAGCAGCTCGATCTAGGCTCTTGGTTCCTTATAGCCAGAACGGGCCCCCAAGAAGCAGGGCATAAGGCGATATCGGCCCTAGCCTTCATAGGTAACAAGAATGGTAGTGTCCCCGAGGGCTTCGAGTACTCTATCCTAAACACGATCGGGAGGCATGGCATCTCAACGGGAATGTTAACTTTCAGGGACGTGGAGGTCCCAGCAAGATACCTGATCGGCGAAGAAAATAAGGGATTCTACTATGCGATGGAGGGCTTCACACTAGCTAGAATCCTAGTTGCGGCTGCAAACATAGGAGCCGGTAGGTGGGCTCTGGAGAGGATGGTTGAGTGGGCCAGGACTAGAGAATTATTCGGTGGTAGATCAATAGCCTCGTTCCAGGGAGTTAGCTTCCCTATAGCAGAGGTTGCAATGGAGCTTGAATCAGCTAGATTACTAGTCTACGAGGCAGCGTGGATGGCCGACAGGATATACATAAGGCGGGAGCCCGGGCTGAAGCCTAAGGATCTAAACTTCTACTCGGCTTCGGCGAAGCTCAAGGCGGTTCAAACGGGGTTCAAGGCCTTTGAGACTCTCATGACAGTTTATGGAGCCAACAGCTATGTGAAGGAGACGAATGTTGCTAGAGGTTTCCTAGGGCAGCTCTCATATGTGGTTGGAGCCGAGGGAGCACAGAACATCATGAGGTATATCATAGCAAGAGAGATTATCGGGAGGGAATACGTTAAGGGCTAG
- a CDS encoding HD family hydrolase: MYEVIEALSSLSRTGWMLRGVPSALAESVAEHSFASAVIAFELAVRLRDRGVEIDPYRAALVALVHDVGESVIGDIAKTAGIGDAKREAELRAVKTLPFSNALKELVIEFEESSSVEALVARVSESLATILKARSYVSLGYTRVKEIEDNLKRYVSSLLRDRLELRDLIREVIAEALGLTL; encoded by the coding sequence ATGTATGAAGTGATCGAGGCTCTCTCCAGCCTGAGCCGCACAGGCTGGATGTTGCGGGGAGTCCCAAGCGCCTTGGCGGAATCCGTTGCGGAGCATTCCTTTGCTTCCGCCGTTATAGCGTTTGAGCTCGCTGTTAGGCTCAGGGATAGGGGCGTCGAGATCGACCCCTATAGGGCTGCTCTAGTTGCATTAGTTCATGACGTGGGAGAGAGTGTTATAGGCGATATCGCTAAGACCGCTGGGATTGGCGATGCTAAAAGGGAGGCTGAGTTGAGGGCTGTGAAGACGCTGCCCTTCAGCAACGCTCTGAAGGAGCTTGTGATAGAGTTCGAGGAGAGTTCTAGTGTGGAGGCTCTCGTGGCACGTGTGAGCGAGTCCCTTGCCACTATTCTGAAGGCTAGGAGTTACGTTTCACTCGGATATACTAGGGTTAAGGAGATCGAGGATAATTTGAAGCGTTACGTGTCTAGTTTGCTACGGGATAGACTTGAGCTCAGGGATTTGATTAGGGAGGTTATTGCCGAGGCTCTCGGCTTAACCCTCTAG